A region of Toxotes jaculatrix isolate fToxJac2 chromosome 23, fToxJac2.pri, whole genome shotgun sequence DNA encodes the following proteins:
- the gprin3a gene encoding G protein-regulated inducer of neurite outgrowth 1, with product MQTAPNVSKCGKDIIQSECPIPAEEGFADTLGNTDPNANCGAEPNFNLNLNLTSPSNPRPATETSKLHGGNKKGDGNKGGGKPGAKGAAMTETGKSASTLTTAATSPGERDDPSQQKSKIPAFYRSQTAEVSGNSRSDQRLKSPKPKHTPTLSPKTQPHTNTATSPKPHHRDQMTDAASPRMTERVKTQVLGVKSASISSTRPHIGLTPEMTTKTTNKITVSLKMQTNWEKDGRKEISPETQSPKTLHLPVSPEVHNQRERDIISPKLANRTPTMTAKTQRPDPASKSENQRAESARLHPKTLQLSSLSPKPSTQRKVPNHPGSRENLGSKDSSAGSGSKISPKSSSNSKAMTLTRDSLDSKSGTNSKASPNSKSRISSRDSPDLKIGTENKVSSGSKTGLDSATFVVSKSGIRSKHDPDPNTRTPPDNKASFNLKTSPSFKHGSELNVISSSDALGPVWSASKPTLMASGSKVDLVRSVSPSSSRSGLPRSKDNNLKAPGSGTKPSSDPNAGSESSKPGPVQSSSKSALTDLSSSLTPSSPRPGSASPGVISGPLATSSPKTRTTVALTTKGGSTSEPAASIAVETNPSRTSHNTSLTRGLTFDSVTKTPVKMGAAVEGEHLKPAETQVAAVGGPVASQGGVRGVGVTDSAGWSPGDTRRISGTPSSQPGHLGDTNAITAGSNIPSSGATAVESQKEEKKKERGRQKDDLGGSCSPLSSSAPSSKTVRETATMTDPSERLCLRGGEWREVGVQAEVEVVERSASTSPSLQREAPSSSLICSPSCHSGSLTSPTVPSLCCIPAGQPPLKHVCKIDIELRSQSVLPSAVTDKASSLPTCLRTYSFQQSPNLLSELRLGQDRDEVLWDEQGMTWEVYGASVDLESLGTAIQSHLESKIREQEKHIRTLRKSICSDSSVRGYKMKKGKKGSGGILGCCRKTPAVAD from the exons ATGCAAACAGCCCCAAATGTTTCTAAATGTGGGAAGGATATCATCCAATCAGAATGCCCGATTCCAGCAGAGGAGGGGTTTGCAGATACCCTTGGTAACACAGATCCCAACGCCAATTGCGGGGCGGAGCCTAACTTCAACCTCAACCTCAATCTGACTTCACCAAGCAACCCCCGCCCGGCCACGGAGACCTCAAAGCTGCATGGAGGGAACAAAAAGGGCGATGGGAATAAAGGAGGTGGAAAACCTGGAGCAAAAGGAGCAGCCATGACGGAAACGGGCAAATCAGCAAGTACCCTGACAACCGCTGCCACGTCACCTGGGGAGAGAGATGATCCATCACAGCAAAAAAGCAAAATTCCAGCTTTCTATCGTTCACAAACCGCCGAGGTGTCAGGGAACAGCAGGAGCGATCAAAGGCTCAAatcaccaaaaccaaaacatacCCCAACGCTCAGCCCAAAGACGCAGCCACACACCAACACGGCGACAAGTCCAAAACCACACCACAGAGATCAAATGACAGATGCTGCTAGCCCCAGAATGACCGAAAGAGTCAAAACACAAGTGCTAGGAGTGAAATCTGCAAGCATTTCAAGCACCAGACCACATATTGGTCTGACACCTGAAATGACAACTAAGACTACGAACAAAATTACAGTGAGcctgaaaatgcaaacaaattGGGAAAAAGATGGCAGGAAAGAAATTAGCCCAGAGACACAGTCACCAAAAACGCTGCACCTTCCTGTAAGCCCTGAAGTCCACAATcagcgagagagagacattatCAGTCCCAAACTGGCCAATCGAACCCCAACAATGACAGCAAAAACCCAGAGACCAGACCCAGCAAGCAAGTCGGAAAATCAGAGGGCCGAATCAGCACGGCTTCATCCCAAGACCCTGCAACTAAGTTCATTAAGTCCCAAACCATCCACTCAGAGAAAAGTCCCAAACCATCCAGGGTCCAGGGAGAATCTTGGTAGTAAAGACTCAAGTGCTGGGTCTGGATCCAAAATTAGTCCCAAATCCAGTTCAAATTCTAAAGCCATGACGCTGACCAGGGACAGTTTGGACTCTAAAAGCGGAACCAATTCCAAAGCCAGTCCTAATTCTAAGTCAAGGATTAGTTCCAGAGATAGCCCTGATTTAAAAATTGGTACTGAAAACAAAGTAAGTTCTGGATCTAAAACAGGTCTCGATTCTGCGACATTTGTGGTTTCTAAATCTGGCATAAGGTCAAAGCATGACCCAGATCCTAACACTCGCACTCCCCCAGACAACAAAGCCAGTTTCAATCTTAAAACCAGTCCAAGCTTTAAACATGGCTCTGAGTTGAATGTCATCTCCAGTTCCGATGCCCTTGGTCCGGTGTGGTCAGCTTCAAAACCTACTCTGATGGCCTCTGGCTCTAAGGTGGACCTTGTCAGATCTGTTTCCCCATCATCCTCTAGAAGTGGTCTGCCTCGGTCCAAAGACAACAACCTCAAGGCTCCAGGGTCTGGCACTAAGCCCAGTTCGGATCCTAATGCTGGATCAGAGTCTTCGAAGCCTGGACCGGTTCAATCTAGTTCAAAGTCAGCTCTGACAGATTTGTCTTCCTCCTTGACACCCTCCTCGCCTAGACCTGGCTCAGCAA GTCCTGGTGTGATCTCAGGCCCGCTGGCCACCTCCAGCCCCAAAACTAGAACCACTGTTGCCCTGACAACAAAGGGAGGATCCACATCAGAGCCTGCAGCATCTATTGCCGTGGAAACAAATCCCAGCAGGACATCCCATAATACCAGTCTGACTCGAGGTCTTACCTTTGACTCTGTCACCAAGACACCAGTGAAAATGGGTGCTGCTGTCGAGGGAGAACATTTGAAACCGGCAGAGACCCAAGTGGCAGCTGTAGGAGGACCGGTGGCATCCCAGGGGGGTGTGCGAGGGGTAGGTGTGACTGACAGTGCAGGGTGGTCGCCAGGAGATACCAGAAGGATATCAGGCACCCCATCGAGCCAACCGGGTCACCTGGGAGACACAAATGCCATCACTGCTGGTAGCAACATCCCATCGTCAGGGGCAACGGCGGTAGAGAgccagaaagaagagaagaagaaggaaagggggagacagaaagatgatTTGGGGGGTTCTTGCTCacccctctcttcttctgctcccAGCTCCAAGACGGTCAGAGAGACAGCGACCATGACCGACCCCAGTGAGAGGCTCTGTCTGCGGGGAGGGGAGTGGAGAGAGGTGGGCGTCCAGGCGGAGGTGGAGGTAGTTGAACGCTCAGCTTCCACCAGCCCCAGCCTCCAAAGGGaagctccctcctcctccctgatTTGCTCCCCCAGCTGTCACTCAGGTAGTTTGACCTCACCAACAGTCCCGTCACTGTGCTGCATCCCTGCTGGACAGCCCCCCCTCAAGCATGTCTGCAAGATTGACATCGAGCTGCGCAGCCAATCCGTGCTTCCCTCAGCTGTGACTGACAAAGCTAGTTCCCTCCCCACCTGTCTGCGTACCTACAGCTTCCAGCAGAGCCCCAACCTCCTGTCAGAGCTACGACTCGGGCAAGACAGAGAT GAGGTGCTGTGGGACGAGCAGGGGATGACGTGGGAGGTGTACGGTGCCTCGGTGGACCTGGAGTCACTGGGCACGGCGATCCAGTCCCACCTGGAGTCCAAGATCCGCGAGCAGGAGAAACACATCAGGACTCTGAGGAAGTCCATCTGCTCTGACAGCAGCGTCAGAGGATATAAGATGAAAAAAGGGAAGAAGGGCAGCGGAGGGATCCTGGGATGTTGTAGGAAGACGCCAGCTGTGGCAGACTGA